In Pseudoliparis swirei isolate HS2019 ecotype Mariana Trench chromosome 22, NWPU_hadal_v1, whole genome shotgun sequence, the DNA window CTTTTTCAGTGGGGAACACGATGTACCGCTGCTCCTTGCActgttccccccctccccccacacactttttatgaaatcctttttttattttttcagaaaTGAGCAGGACTTGGCAACATGTGTAAAGCTAGTCGGTGCCTCCCTGTGCTTCCACAGATGGGGCCTAATCTCTCACTTGTAGTCAAGTGTGTCTGGCTACCTGTCGTCAGAGGCCAGCGGGAGGGAAGGTATCAAGTGGAGGCTAAACCCTGAGTGTGGCTCCGACTGCGCTGACCGGCCACATCGCGCATTAACGCCACAATATTATTTCTTCTGCTTGGAATTTGAACCTCATCTGCACCACTTTATGGATGCATGGTTACAATGCTATTACTGCCAAGTTATGCATTTATCATGTTATCTGTTCAAACTCTCCTGGCCGGAGGGaccttttattaaatgtttgtatgtacatgtatagaTAGCGGCAGCTTGTTATCTCATCACcatgggggggggagttaaCAGACACTAATCTAAGCGGCCACTGCCAGTGGGGAGATTTaggattgtgtttgtgtgtgacaacTATTTTGACTTCAGGTTTTACATGTTTGAACAGCAAATTTATTTCAGCCTTTGTTTGCTTTCATTAGTCTGCTACGTGCATTGGTACATTCACTGAGTAAATACCTAACCTCTTAGTTGAGTTGTTGTCGAGGCGGCTGTCGCTCAGAGATGGAGCCCGTCTTCCTCTAAATGGAAGACCGGTGGTTCGATCTTCAGCTCCTCCAGTCCGCATGCCAAAGTGTTCTTATAGGCAAGATACTCAAACCTAAATTGCTCCTGAAGGCTGAGTGAGTTGTGTGAATTGGTTAATCTGTGCGTGTGGTCAGGAGACTAGAAAGCTGCTAGATAAATGCAGTCTATTTTAGCTTCCTCTTAACTTTGCTCCCAACATTTTGAAAAACGCTAATATAGTGTTTATGGCAACTGAGCTGCATACGTTTGTCTTATTTCTGACATTTCCACGTCGTGACTGCTAGCAGTGATATTAGCACACCATGTTCAGCTGTAGATCATCCTCTAATGTGGCCGCACTGAGCCGAGACAGTTTAAACGGGTCACTGGGACAAAGAAGGCAATAGCCACTGACCTGTAAGGACCTGAGGTTGTGACGTTGAGCtgaatcttttttattttttaattttttaaaggcAGGCCATCAATGCTCCAGCCACTGGTGTGTACTTGCGTTTAGTTGCAGGTCAGGGTTATATGTTTTATCACTGTTTGATATGATAAGATTATCTGTTGGTGGTAGGTTGACTGTTTGAGCTCTTCAGATTAAATTCAAACTGAAGCTTGTGGTGATTAAATGGATTTTTGTATGCAGCTATATTAATCTTGCCATTACAAGGTATTGATTTCCTCTAAGCCTATGTTGAGTTtatttgcaataaaaaaattatacatttaaatgtatctttTTCCTCAACcagtgtaaatgactatttccCTAATGACATGCTGTGTCTGTCTCGTCTCTGTTCAGGTGGTGCGGGCGAGGCTGGAAGAGAGGGGTGTGTGCGTTAAAGACGTGAGGCTGAACGGATCCGCTGCCAGCCATGTGCTCCATCAGGACACTGGACTGGGCTATAAGGACCTGGACCTGATCTTCGCCGTGTCGCTGAAAGACGACCAGGCCTTCCGTCTGGTGAAGGACGTCGTGCTGGACTGCCTGTTTGACTTCTTGCCAGCCGGAGTCTCGAAGGAGCGCATCTCGGCGCTGACCCTCAAAGAGGCCTATGTACAGAAACTAGTGAAAGTCTGTAATGACACGGACCGCTGGAGCCTCATCTCGCTGTCCAACAACACGGGCAAAAATGTGGAGCTAAAATTTGTGGACTCTTTGCGGCGGCAGTTTGAATTCAGCGTGGACTCCTTCCAGATTTGCCTCGACTCTCTGCTGCTGTTTGACCGCTGCTCCGAGACGCCCATGTCAGAGAGCTTCCACCCCACTGTGATCGGCGAGAGTGTGTACGGGGACTTCAAGGAGGCCATGGACCACCTGTGTCAGAGGACCATAGCTACGCGCAGCCCGGAGGAAATCCGAGGTGGCGGCTTATTGAAGTACTGCCACCTGCTGGTGCGAGGGTTCACGCCCTCTTCGGAGGTGGACATGAAGCACTTGCAGCGCTACATGTGCTCGCGCTTCTTCATTGACTTCTCCGACAtcggagaacagcagaggaaacTGGAGGCCTACCTGCAGAACCACTTTTCTGGGATGGAGCACAAACGGTACGAGTGCCTGATGACTCTTCACCAAGTGGTGAACGAGAGCACCGTGTGTCTGATGGGCCACGAGCGGCGCCAGACGCTCAGCCTCATCTCCATGCTGGCGCTGAAGGTGCTGGCTGAGCAGAACGCCATCCCCACGGTAACGAATGTCACGTGCTACTACCAGCCGGCTGCGTACGTGCAGGACATCAACTTCAGTAATTACTATATTGCACACGTGCAGTCGCCGCAGCTTTACCCGTGCAGTAACTCATATCGGACGTGGCTGCCCTGTAGCTGAACTGGCTGAAGGTGGACTGAAGAcgaataaagaattaaaaaaagaaaaaaatgaaacccaTTCATGCCAAATGTGACTTGACTAAAACAATCCTGTACTGCTGTACATCTGATTGAGCTGACATTTTTCTCACTCGTATTCTCTTGCAAAACATCTGTGAGATTGCTGGTCATTtctgagatgtagagatgaTACCTTCTTTAGGTATAAAGTATCTTTATGAAGCtttatgtgtaaaaaaaaaaaaaatattatgcgGAAACAAACCTTTTTAAGCTGGTGATATTTTCATAGTctggctttattattatttttcttattttaaatgACATAACTGGACCAAAGATGTATTTGTTGTTCAGAAAGGGAATGCTGTTATAATTCCAAGTGCCTAAAATGAACAATGACATGTTCTAAAACATCTGTAAAGTGAGAACTCTGCATTCAGTGTTTACTCGAGtactctgtctctcttttcaAGAACAGAAGCATTCATTTTtgtgaaattaaaaataatggAAACTACAGTTATTTTTTGTATCGtggttattttatttaaaccgTGGCCTAAAATCCTTGACGTTTTAACCTTTGGTTCTAAGGGCATCAGTTGGATTAAACTGGTTGCCTATACTACTTC includes these proteins:
- the tent5ba gene encoding terminal nucleotidyltransferase 5ba, which encodes MSCGDASDQSRRFCVLSWDQVQRLDSILGEAVPIHGRGNFPTLSVQPRQIVQVVRARLEERGVCVKDVRLNGSAASHVLHQDTGLGYKDLDLIFAVSLKDDQAFRLVKDVVLDCLFDFLPAGVSKERISALTLKEAYVQKLVKVCNDTDRWSLISLSNNTGKNVELKFVDSLRRQFEFSVDSFQICLDSLLLFDRCSETPMSESFHPTVIGESVYGDFKEAMDHLCQRTIATRSPEEIRGGGLLKYCHLLVRGFTPSSEVDMKHLQRYMCSRFFIDFSDIGEQQRKLEAYLQNHFSGMEHKRYECLMTLHQVVNESTVCLMGHERRQTLSLISMLALKVLAEQNAIPTVTNVTCYYQPAAYVQDINFSNYYIAHVQSPQLYPCSNSYRTWLPCS